The genomic region TCTTCGAGTAGAACGCTTCGCCGTCGATCCCGTCCGGGTAGCGCTGCAACGTCACCGGCCGGTCGCCGACCGCGCGCAGCAATGCGTCACCGACCGCGGCGACGTACCTGGCCAGCTCGATCTTGGTGACCTGAGTGCCGGACGCCGAGGCCGGCCACATCACCCGATCCGGGCTGGAGATGCGCACCGACCGCACGCTGCCGTCCGGCGCCGGAACCTCGACCTGCTCTGCGGTGGCTGCCATCTACCCGACCTCCCGCTCGATCAGCGGCCGGGATATCCGCCGTAGGGCTGGTCCGGCGGACCCTGCTCGCGACCGGGGTACTGCTGCGGCGGGTACTGCTGGCCTGGCTGGGGCTGCTGGGACTGCTGCGGCGCCTGGTACTGCTGCGGCGGCTGCTGCCCAGGACCCTGCAGCGCGGGGCGCTGCGGCTCCGCCGGGAGCTCCCGGCCCGGCGCGGACGTGCCGGTGGCCGCATCGGCTGCCGCCTTCGCCTTCGTCATCGCGTGCTCGACGTCATTCCGGGAGTCGGCCAACCGCTGCGCATCCTGGTCGGCGACCGAGAGCGCTGCCGTGCGTTCGGCCTCCTTCACCGCTGCCGCCACCTCCTCGGCGCTCGTGCCGCCGAACCAGTCCTCCACGTCGTCGTCCATCTGGCCGGGACGGGAGACGACCTCTTCCGTCGGCGGCTCGTAGCGGAACACGCCGTCATCGCCCTTGGTGCCGAGCATCCGGGCGAACCCCTCGAGCGACTTGGAGAAGTCGCTGGGGATCATCCACACCTTGTTGGCGTCGCCCTGGGCCATCTGCGGGAGGGTCTGCAGGTACTGGTAGGCGAGCAGCTCGGGGGTCGGCTTGCCGGCCTTGACCGCGGCGAACACCTTCTCGATCGCTTTCGCCTGGCCCTGCGCCTGCAGGTACCGTGCAGCGCGCTCGCCCTGGGCGCGCAGGATGCGGGACTGCCGCTCGCCTTCGGCCGCGAGGATCGAGGCCTGCTTCGCGCCCTCGGCGGTCAGCACCGACGCCTGCTTGTTGCCCTCGGCGGTCTTGATCGCCGATTCCCGCTGGCCCTCGGCCGTGAGGATCATGGCGCGCTTGTCGCGGTCGGCGCGCATCTGCTTCTCCATCGAGTCCTGGATGGAGGGCGGCGGATCGATCGCCTTGAGCTCGACCCGCGCGACCCGGATGCCCCACTTGCCGGTCGCCTCGTCCAGCACACCGCGCAGCTGGCCGTTGATCGCGTCACGGCTGGTCAGCGTCTGCTCCAGGTTCATCCCACCGACGACATTGCGGAGGGTGGTCGTGGTCAGCTGCTCGACGGCGACGATGTAGTTCGCGATCTCGTAGACCGCCGAGCGCGGATCGTTCACCTGGAAGTAGACGACGGTGTCGATCGAGACCGTCAGGTTGTCCTCGGTGATCACCGGCTGCGGCGGGAAGGAGACCACCTGTTCCCGGAGGTCGATCCGGGCGCGGATCCGGTCCAGGAACGGGATCAGCCAGACCAGGCCGGCACTGGAGACCTTGTTGAACCGTCCGAGTCGTTCGATCACCGCGGCCTGCGCCTGCGGGATCACCTTGACGGACCTCAACACGATGATGACCGCCAGGACGGCGATCACGATCGCGACGATGGCAATGGGATCCATGATCGACCTCTCCTTGGAACGGACCGGGGAACCCGACGTGCCGTTGACCTGCTCCGGAACTGCGCTGTCTCGAAACCTACTCGTCGAGGTCGCTCCCCCGCGGAGATACCGCGTGCGAACCGCCCCCACCGCTCGATACCTGGAGTACGCCGGACGTCAGCGCCCCCAGATCACCACTGCTGTTGCTCCACGCACCTCGACCACGGTCACCGGCGTGCCGGGTGGCAAGGGGCGATGTCCGTCCATCCCGACCGCGGACCACACCTCACCGCCGATCTTCACCTGACCGCCGTCGGAGTCGACGGTGGACACGACGGTCGCGGTCGAACCGATCACCGCGTCGACATTGCTGGGGATCGAAGGGGACGAGTTGAACTTGCGCAGCAGCGCAGGTCGGGCACCGACGACCAGGGCGACGGAGGAGATCGCGAAGACGATCAGCTGCACCCACCAGAGGTTGTCCGGGACGAAGATCGACACCCCGGCCGTGAGCAGCGCAGCGCCGCCCAGCATCAGCAGTACGAACTCACCGCCGAGCGCCTCGGCGATGGAAAGCGCCACGGCGCCGGCAAACCAGATCCAGGCGCTCATGGGCATCATCCTGCCAGAGCTCCCGCTGCCGCTCCGGCGCTGCAGGCGGGGCGAACACGCACTGCAACCAAGTCGTGACCACCCCCGTCGGCGGTCGCCGTCCGGTCGCAGGGCCCCACACGATCTGCGGTGCCCGTCCGACGGAGACGGTCCGAACCGAGCGTTGCGGTGGGGTCGCGGACGCTCAGTGCGGCTCGGCACCACCGATGGTGACGAAGTCGATGAGCATCTCGACCGCCGTCACCAGTGGTGTCTGCAGATCCTTGTAGGAGCGGACCGCTCCGTTCACCCGGTTCCACATCGTCGCCGGGTCGCTGACGCCGAGCGCGGCACACACACCGGTCTTCCAGTCGATCCCCCGCGGCACCTCGGGCCAGGCGCGGATGCCGAGCACCTCGGGTCGAACCGCCTCCCAGATGTCGACGTACGGATGCCCGGTCACCAGCACGTGCGGGCCCGACACCGACGCCGCAATCCTGGACTCCTTGCTCCCGGCGACGAGATGGTCGGCCAGGATGCCGACCTGGCGCTGCAGGCCCGGCCGGAACTCCTGCAGCGCGTCGGCGAGATGATCGAGCCCGTGCAGAGGCTCGACCACGATGCCCTCCACCCGCAGGTCGTGACCCCAGACCCGCTCGACCAGGGCCGCGTCATGGATCCCCTCGACCCAGATCCGGGCGGCCCTGGCGGTCCGCGCTCGCAGACCCTCGACGGCGACGGACCCGGATGCGGAGACCCGCGCGGCGGCCGCCACGGGTCGGGGTCGGGTCAGCGTGGCCTGCTGCCCGTCCACCAGGAACGAGCCGACGGCCAGTGCAAAGGACCGTCGGGCACCCCTGCGGTCCTCGAGCGTCACCGACGTGGCACTGCACGCCACGACCTGGCCGCAGAACCCGGTCAACGGATCCTCGGCCACCACGTCGCCGGTGGCCGGGATCTCCGGGATCACCCTGGTCCGGCGGCCGGCCCCGAGCACGTCCGACGAGTAGCGGCTGACCACCTCGTCGGTGCGCGCCCGCGACGGGGCTGCGCGGTCGGTGCCGAGGATGTCCGAGCTGTAGCGGTCGACCACGTCATCTCCTCCATCGACAGGACGGGGTGACGCTACAAGCCGCGGTGACCCGGCAGCGGCCGCAACGCCGGAACGCGGTCCCGGTATCGACGTGGAGTTCGCCACTGCCGGGCGGACGGTCCGGATGGGTACCGTGACCGGGTGTCCTCCACCGCCGCCTCCGCCCTCTGCCTGTGGGGTGTCTCCGCGGCGCCCACCGACGAGATCCTCAGCGCCTGGCGGTGGCACGGACCTCGCGCGGGTGTCCGCTGGATGGGTGGTGAGCACGCGCCGGATGCCGATCCCAGCGTCGCTGCACTGCCCGGCAGTGGAGCGGCCTCCGGATCGACGGCGGTGCTGCTGCCACTGCTTCGCGACCAGCGACCTGAGCTCGTCCTGCCGCGGGCGGGCGACCTGCGCGGCCTCCCGGTCGATCAGCCGTTCCTGCGGGAAGCCGCGCTGAGCGCCGGCGCCGCAGTGGTGCTGCCGGACCGGGGCGTCACGATCGTCGCCGTCGACGAACAGTGGCGCGTCTGGCCGGGCGCTGCCACCCAGCCCCCGCTGGACGCTCCTGCGGTGCGCGACGAGCTGGACGAAGCGGTGGATCGCGCCGCCCTGATGTTCGCGCGGCACGAGCTCGGGATCGACGCCCTGGACGCCCGGCGCAGCGTGCTGGACCACCAGGACCGACTGACCTTCGCGCTGCCGCCCGGCACCCCGAGCCGGGCCGCGGCGCTGCTGGAGCGAGCGGTCACGCTGGAGGCGATCCTGGCCGTCGCCGGCCGGGACCGGAGCGCCGCAGTGACCGCCGTGGAGGGGGCCAGGGTGGACGCCGCTCTCGCACCGCTGGCCGCCGTTGCCCGAGACGCCCGGAAGGTGGCCGTCCAACTCGCGGTGCGGGAGTTCTCCCGCGTGGGCGAGCATCGGCACGCCGACGAGCGCCGCCCGGCCCGCGACCGGACCGGCTGAGAGATCGCCCGGGTCAGCTTCCGCTGACCTCGTTCTCGGAGAAGCCGAGGGCGTGGAAGCCGCCGTCGACCATCACCATCGAACCGCTGGTCGCCGGGAAATAGTCCGACAGCAGGGCGACTGCAGCGCGAGCGACGGGGGTCGGGTCGCTGGTGTTCCAGCCCAGGGGTGCGCGCCGGGTCCAGCCGTCCTCCAGGCCGGAGAAACCGGGGATCGACCTCGCAGCGATCGTACGGACCGGGCCGGCCGAGATCAGGTTGACCCGGATCCCCTTGGGCCCCAGATCCCTTGCCAGGTAACGGTTCACCGACTCCAGCGCGGCTTTCGCCACTCCCATCCAGTTGTAGGCCGGCCAGGCCTGGCGGGCATCGAAGTCGAGCCCGACGATGCTGCCGCCACTTCTCATCAGCGGCAGCGCACCGACGGCGAGGGCCTTCAGCGAGTACGCCGAGGCGTGCACGGTGGTCGACACGTCGTCGAACCCGCAGTCCAGGAACGACCCGCCCAGCGCCGTCGGCGGTGCGTACGCGATCGCGTGCAGAACACCGTCGAGCGAGTCGACGTGCTCGGACACCCGGTCCGCGAGGGATTCGATCTGTTCGGCGCTGGTCGCGTCCAGCTCGACGACCGGTGCCTCCTGCGGCAGCCGCTTGGCGATCCGCTCGACCAGCGACATCCGCCCGAAGCCGGTCAGCACCACCTGGGCGCCCTGCTCCTGGGCCAGCCGAGCGGTGTGGAACGCCATCGACGCCTCGGTGATGACGCCCGTCACCAGGATCTTCTTCCCGGCGAGCAACCCGCTGCCCAGGACGGACGGGGCGGGGGCCGCCGCGGTGTCGGTGGTGGTGTCGGCGCTGGCTGTGCTGTCGGTCTGGGTCATGACGGAAAGTCTCCCATTCCCACCGGACGGATCGGAACTCAGTGCACGGTGCCGCTGGTGCACGGTGCTGCTGGTGCACGGTGCTGCTGGTGCACGGTGCTGCTGGTGCACGGTGCTGCTGGTGCACTGTCGATCAGTGACCCATGCCCAGACCGCCGTCGACCGGGATCAGGGCTCCGTTGACGTAGGCAGCACCGTCCGAGGCGAGGAAGGTGACGACCGATGCGATCTCCTCCGGCTGTGCATACCGGCCGGCCGGGACCTGCGCCTCGATCTGCTTGCGCCGCTCCTCGCTCAGCGCCCGGGTCATGTCGGTGTCGACGAATCCGGGGGCGACCACGTTCGCGGTGATGTTCCGGGAGCCCAGCTCACGGGTGATGGAGCGGGCCAGGCCGACCAGACCCGCCTTGGAGGCCGCGTAGTTGACCTGCCCGGGTCCGCCGTACATGCCGACCACCGATGAGATGTAGATCAGCCGCCCGAAGCGCTTCCGCAGCATCTGGGAGGACGCTCGCTTCGAGACGCGGTAGGCGCCGGTCAGGTTCGCATCAATTACCCGGGAGAACTGGTCCTCGCTCATCCGCAGCAGCAGGGTGTCGTCGGTGATGCCCGCGTTGGAGACGAGTACCTCGACCGGTCCCTGATCAGCCTCGACCTGGGTGAAGGCAGCGTCGACGGAGGCGGTGTCGGTGACGTCACAGAGCACGTTTCCCAGACCCTCGACGCCGTCGCCGGAGCGATGGGTGACCGTCACGCGGTGCCCCGCTGCCTGCAGCGAGCGGGCGATCGCCAGACCGATACCGCGATTGCCGCCCGTCACCAGCACCGAGCGGGAGGTCTGGGCGGTCGGGCTGTGGTCGTCGCTCACGCGGGACTCCTTCTCATCTGAGTCTTTTCGGCGGGGTCGATCAGCGGATGCCGCGCCAGAGCCTATCGTCAGGGAATCCGGCGGCTCAGCATGAGCGCGCCCGCACTGCCGAGCAGCAGCGCCAGCACTCCGGCGATCACCCACGGCCGGGAGACGTCCTTCTGGACGGTCTCGTAACCGATCTGTTCGCCCAGTTCCGCGTAGACCTGCTTCAGTTCTTCACGGGTCGCGGCGGTGTGGAAATCGCCGCCGGAGATCCGCGCGATCGACTTCATTCCCTGCACGTCCGGGGGCACCGGGATGTTCTGTCCGCGGATGTCGACCGTGCCACTCGCGGTACCGAAAGCGATCACCGAGACGGGCACCTTGGCTTTCGCGGCCATCCCGGCTGCGTCCTCCTCGCTGCGTCCTACCGTCCGTTTACCGTCCGTCATCAACACCACCCGCGCCGGCGGCGGCCCGTCCACATCTGAGAAGGTCTGGGAGAACAGGTCGATCGACTGCAGGGAGAGGATGAGCGCCTCGCCGGTGGCGGTGGC from Nakamurella sp. A5-74 harbors:
- a CDS encoding SPFH domain-containing protein, whose amino-acid sequence is MDPIAIVAIVIAVLAVIIVLRSVKVIPQAQAAVIERLGRFNKVSSAGLVWLIPFLDRIRARIDLREQVVSFPPQPVITEDNLTVSIDTVVYFQVNDPRSAVYEIANYIVAVEQLTTTTLRNVVGGMNLEQTLTSRDAINGQLRGVLDEATGKWGIRVARVELKAIDPPPSIQDSMEKQMRADRDKRAMILTAEGQRESAIKTAEGNKQASVLTAEGAKQASILAAEGERQSRILRAQGERAARYLQAQGQAKAIEKVFAAVKAGKPTPELLAYQYLQTLPQMAQGDANKVWMIPSDFSKSLEGFARMLGTKGDDGVFRYEPPTEEVVSRPGQMDDDVEDWFGGTSAEEVAAAVKEAERTAALSVADQDAQRLADSRNDVEHAMTKAKAAADAATGTSAPGRELPAEPQRPALQGPGQQPPQQYQAPQQSQQPQPGQQYPPQQYPGREQGPPDQPYGGYPGR
- a CDS encoding NfeD family protein, coding for MSAWIWFAGAVALSIAEALGGEFVLLMLGGAALLTAGVSIFVPDNLWWVQLIVFAISSVALVVGARPALLRKFNSSPSIPSNVDAVIGSTATVVSTVDSDGGQVKIGGEVWSAVGMDGHRPLPPGTPVTVVEVRGATAVVIWGR
- a CDS encoding DUF3097 family protein → MVSRYSSDVLGAGRRTRVIPEIPATGDVVAEDPLTGFCGQVVACSATSVTLEDRRGARRSFALAVGSFLVDGQQATLTRPRPVAAAARVSASGSVAVEGLRARTARAARIWVEGIHDAALVERVWGHDLRVEGIVVEPLHGLDHLADALQEFRPGLQRQVGILADHLVAGSKESRIAASVSGPHVLVTGHPYVDIWEAVRPEVLGIRAWPEVPRGIDWKTGVCAALGVSDPATMWNRVNGAVRSYKDLQTPLVTAVEMLIDFVTIGGAEPH
- the fabI gene encoding enoyl-ACP reductase FabI — its product is MTQTDSTASADTTTDTAAAPAPSVLGSGLLAGKKILVTGVITEASMAFHTARLAQEQGAQVVLTGFGRMSLVERIAKRLPQEAPVVELDATSAEQIESLADRVSEHVDSLDGVLHAIAYAPPTALGGSFLDCGFDDVSTTVHASAYSLKALAVGALPLMRSGGSIVGLDFDARQAWPAYNWMGVAKAALESVNRYLARDLGPKGIRVNLISAGPVRTIAARSIPGFSGLEDGWTRRAPLGWNTSDPTPVARAAVALLSDYFPATSGSMVMVDGGFHALGFSENEVSGS
- a CDS encoding beta-ketoacyl-ACP reductase, yielding MSDDHSPTAQTSRSVLVTGGNRGIGLAIARSLQAAGHRVTVTHRSGDGVEGLGNVLCDVTDTASVDAAFTQVEADQGPVEVLVSNAGITDDTLLLRMSEDQFSRVIDANLTGAYRVSKRASSQMLRKRFGRLIYISSVVGMYGGPGQVNYAASKAGLVGLARSITRELGSRNITANVVAPGFVDTDMTRALSEERRKQIEAQVPAGRYAQPEEIASVVTFLASDGAAYVNGALIPVDGGLGMGH